A window from Nocardioides mesophilus encodes these proteins:
- a CDS encoding acyl-CoA dehydrogenase family protein codes for MPAVRAHRRPRAEGVSAFLVPTETLGFSRTEIKGKLGLRGQATAELAFDAMRVPASTRLGAEGDGFKIAMHSLDKGRVSVAAGCVGIIAGCLDAAVSYSRERQQFGRPLASFQLVQDMIADISVDADAARLLVWRAADLIDRGEPFGVAASKAKYFASEAAVRAANLAIQVFGGYGYVDEYPVQKYMRDARVMTLYEGTSQIQKLLVGRAETGVNAFV; via the coding sequence GTGCCTGCTGTTCGCGCGCACCGGCGGCCCCGGGCCGAAGGGGTCTCCGCGTTCCTGGTCCCCACCGAGACCCTCGGCTTCTCCCGCACCGAGATCAAGGGCAAGCTCGGGCTGCGGGGCCAGGCGACCGCCGAGCTCGCCTTCGACGCGATGCGGGTGCCGGCCTCGACGAGGCTCGGCGCCGAGGGAGACGGCTTCAAGATCGCGATGCACTCCCTGGACAAGGGGCGGGTGTCGGTCGCGGCCGGCTGCGTCGGGATCATCGCGGGGTGCCTGGACGCGGCCGTCTCCTACAGCCGGGAGCGTCAGCAGTTCGGCCGACCGCTCGCTTCGTTCCAGCTCGTCCAGGACATGATCGCCGACATCTCGGTCGACGCCGACGCGGCACGGCTGCTGGTGTGGCGGGCGGCCGACCTCATCGACCGCGGCGAGCCGTTCGGCGTGGCCGCTTCCAAGGCGAAGTACTTCGCCTCCGAGGCAGCCGTGCGGGCCGCCAACCTGGCGATCCAGGTGTTCGGCGGCTACGGCTACGTCGACGAGTACCCCGTCCAGAAGTACATGCGCGACGCCCGCGTCATGACGCTCTACGAAGGCACGAGCCAGAT
- a CDS encoding TetR/AcrR family transcriptional regulator — protein sequence MGRPRTPLLNRELIRDTALRLIDADGLAALSMRRLAQELGVQAASLYSHYPTKDDVLDAVANLLTADVDTSGFAGGDWRAGLLIWGRAYHAALSAHPNAVPVVASGTGRRERFLAMADAVHGGLVGAGWPPRYATMIAGSVKYLVIGATSTPFGSGFADDVQVYLDRYPNLTQAHRLAEQAERIDTDSFELGLEALVRGLEDVYAAVGRQR from the coding sequence ATGGGCCGTCCGCGCACCCCGCTGCTGAACCGCGAGCTGATCCGCGACACGGCGCTGCGGCTCATCGACGCCGACGGGCTCGCAGCCCTGTCGATGCGCCGGCTGGCCCAAGAGCTCGGCGTCCAGGCCGCGTCGCTCTACAGCCACTACCCGACCAAGGACGACGTCCTCGACGCCGTGGCCAACCTGCTCACCGCGGACGTCGACACCTCGGGATTCGCCGGAGGCGACTGGCGGGCCGGCCTGCTCATCTGGGGACGGGCCTACCACGCCGCGCTGTCCGCGCATCCGAACGCGGTGCCGGTGGTCGCCTCGGGCACCGGGCGCCGGGAGAGGTTCCTGGCGATGGCGGACGCGGTCCACGGCGGTCTGGTCGGCGCCGGCTGGCCGCCCCGCTACGCCACGATGATCGCCGGCTCGGTGAAGTACCTCGTGATCGGGGCGACCTCGACGCCGTTCGGCAGCGGCTTCGCCGACGACGTCCAGGTCTACCTGGACCGGTACCCCAACCTCACCCAGGCGCACCGACTGGCCGAGCAGGCCGAGCGCATCGACACCGACAGCTTCGAGCTCGGCCTCGAGGCGCTGGTGCGCGGCCTCGAGGACGTCTACGCGGCCGTGGGCCGGCAGCGGTAG